In Elephas maximus indicus isolate mEleMax1 chromosome 7, mEleMax1 primary haplotype, whole genome shotgun sequence, the following proteins share a genomic window:
- the LOC126080237 gene encoding olfactory receptor 8K3-like — MDKHNLTVLNEFILLGITDRPELQAPLFGLFLIIYMISVVGNLGIIILTKMDSKLQTPMYFFLRHLAITDLGYSTAIGPKMLVNFVVDENTISYYFCATQLVFFMIFITTEFFILSAMSYDRYVAICNPLCYTGIMSQRMCSVLVAIPYLYCTFFSLLVTIKIFNLSFCGYNVIRHFYCDILPLLSLLCSNTREIKLVILILSVFDLNSSLLIVLLSYILIIASILRLKSAEGRHKAFSTCGSHLTVVVVFYGTLIFMYLQPKSSHSFDTDKMASIFYTLVIPMLNPLIYSLRNRDVKCALHRTLGQPCNIFSQSLL, encoded by the coding sequence atggacaaacacaatctaacagtgCTGAACGAATTCATCCTGTTGGGAATCACGGACCGCCCAGAGCTACAGGCACCATTATtcgggctgttcctcatcatctacatgatctcagtggtgggcaacttgggcatcatcatcctcactaagatggactccaagctacaaactcccatgtatttttttctcagacacctggctatcactgatcttggttattccACAGCCATAGGACCGAAAATGTTGGTAAATTTTGTTGTAGATGAAAATacaatctcctattatttttgtgctacacAGCTAGTTTTCTTTATGATATTCATAACTactgaattttttattctgtcagcaatgtcctatgaccgctatgtggctatCTGTAACCCTTTGTGCTACACAGGCATCATGTCACAAAGGATGTGTTCTGTGCTGGTGGCAATCCCTTATCTCTACtgcacatttttttctcttctggtcaccataaagatttttaatttatccttctgtggctacaatgtcatcaggcatttctactgtgacattCTCCCCTTgttatctttgctctgctcaaacaCACGTGAAATCAAATTGGTCATTCTTATTTTATCAGTTTTTGATTTGAATTCATCTCTCTTAATAGTTCTTCTTTCATACATACTCATAATTGCCTCCATCCTCAGATTGAAGTCAGCTGAgggcaggcacaaggccttctccacctgtggatcccacctgactgtggtggtagtgttctatgggactttaatctttatgtatctgcagcccaagtccagtcattcctttgacactgataaaatggcttccatattttacaccctggttatccccatgttgaatcccttgatctacAGTTTGAGGAATAGAGATGTAAAATGTGCCTTACATAGGACTTTAGGACAGCCATGCaatatattttctcaaagtttactATAA